ttttatgtgcattATTTACTGCGTTTGAGTACAcctcatatttattatttttcttaacaaaaatgttactctttttctcttttggcACATCATTTGCACTAATATTATCTTGAACAGATAAATTGCTAAGACTGTTACTTCGAGAAAACTcatcattattaaaatattgccgttttctccttttgtcTTTCTTCCTGTTgtccactttttctttatatgtaCCCTTGCGCAACTTGTTGTAATTCTGACTTTCATTATTATCGACAAAATCGTTAGACTCTAGGTCATATTCATTTAGGTCATAAGAGACATCATATTCTTTCCAACCGTATGTATAATCGTATTCATCCGGGTAGGATACATATGCCGaacttttacttttttggtaaaaaatGTTCCTGCTTAATTTGGTTAAAGACCTACGCAAAATCTTTTTATGATAAAGATCACACTGCTCATTTGGAACAACTGGaacattttttgctaatttatTGTTCTTGTTATTTAATTCATCATTGTCACAAGAGCTGTTaagaatgtttttttttcttgttcttcttttataGCATATTTCatggctatatttttttttctcctctttaaCTTCGCGCTTTTCCCTTGGTATACATATACTTCTGTAATTCGCATgaattttttgcctcttcaAATTGGCGTTATTGGAATATATGTTGttgtgaattattttatacttgttaaaattgtaaacgCTACCAGACTCCTCGGAATGGCTACATGAATCCGAAGAGGAATCTTTACAGATAGGATGGTCATCAAATTCTATGTCATTGTTCCActctttaattttcattacatcatgtatattttcataaatggCTTTTTTATTCACAGTAATAATATGATCTTCACCATGTATATCTTTACAATGGCCATTCATTTGGAGTGGACATTTATACATGTTCCTTAAATCGCTCATGTATTTTACGAAGTCGTACCAGTCTTCTTTGATCACTCTGAAAAGGagcataaataaaaacatattatattGAGGGGTAACAAGCGGCTCAGAAGTTACACGGGGGTGTACTTATTCGTAGGATAAGCAAAGTGGTAACGCATCATGGCGGAAGCGCAGCATGGCGGAAGCGCAACATAGAGGAAGCGCAACATAGCGGAAGCGCAACGTGGCCGATTGGCTGATCCCTCCTTCTGACTTAAACTTGGATATCAAGTCGGGGGGCTTCTTCTTAAATCTATAAGACTTCACTtcaatcattttttctcccatttgcaTTTGTTATAAGATGAATAAAGCGTGTCTACGTTTCACTTGGCGCGACTTCCCTATTAatctttttaataaacaGTAAGttgcgcagaaaaaaaaactcactcctcacggaaaaaaaagcggcacAATTATCACATATGTAATGGgttatttcaattttgttatgcataaatggggaaaaactTGAGCGCAGTTAATGTGTAACAGAAATGTGCTTCTCGTGCAGTGTGACTATCCTgccaaaaatgtgcacatgcaagggtacatatatgtatttatgccGATTCGTATGCAAGCGCAACTTTTGAAGTTTACgctaggaaaaaaaattaaaaaaaaaataaaagtaatcGATGCAAACGTTAACATATTCAAATCGCATCTGAcgaaggaagaacaaaacatTTACTTAAATATGCACTTTGAAAAGAATAGCACAGAGCGCAATTATATGTACACCTCACAGTTAAGCATATGAGAAAAAGTCCAAATTTAAATTTCATTCCTCTAAAtagattatttttatgcgcaaaaattgattttttcacttaACATATGTACCCATTTAGctcaaatattttcatttttaattcagCATTATTATGAATGTGATAAATCCCccacatgaaaaaaattcctctcTTTGAActtatgtatattaaaaaaaaaaaaacactgaTTATTTTCTTATCACCTGGATATCATAatatacctttttatttctctgcATCCTTGAAATGATAAGGAGGCTATTTTTGCCATACTTTTCCAAAGATAAAGGCCCCCCAAGAATAAGATGCCAAATAAACggtgtaaaaaggaaaagatttttcaaaatagttGTGGCAAATCAAAAAgataagaaaaatggaaaacacaTAGAAGTCTTAGGcacatatgtaaataaaaataatataagggaaaaattaaacacgTATAACATTGGCAACCCGAATAATGATTACTATTATAACAatgttgaaaatattaaagaaaTTAGATTAAGATTTAATAGAGTTAAATTTTGGCTAGCAGCAAACTGTAACTTTAGTGACCACATGAAATACGTTTTAAGcttatgtaaaataatacCACAGTACCCAGTAAAATATAGCAGAAGGTGTTCCGATAAATATTACTACAAATATAacgaaattataaataaacataaacttatacaagcagaaaaaatcaataatTTCCTGAAAACAGATTTAAATATACAATACCTGAATAACTTTGACAAAACAGAAGAGGAACAAAAGGAACAGGATGATTATATATACACCCCTGAAGAACTTACatatcttaaaaaattatcaaaaaatagAAACTTAGACTTTGAGCATACCGACAAAATTAGGAAAATTATTCGGTAAAGAGTGGCTCGCTCCACATAAAACGTTACATGAGCAAAAGTGTTAATAGAAAAGGAAGCCAAAATGGACAGGAAAAAGACCACGCACAAGTGTGACCTTCCAGTTGTACTCATCTTTTCAATTTTCACAAAACGAATGAAAAGTCGCATAATCACAGCTCCTTCGCGGTTCATCAttataaagaattaaatgctaattttggaaaacattttccccaaatggtgGTTGCCTTCAACCCATGCaacaataacaattttttaaacaactTTAGaggcattttaaaaatgtgaaaagtgTTATTTTGATAGGATTATTCTGTTGAATATTTCCACTTTGTTATTTCTCTCCCTCCTATGCATGCactgtttttataaatatactttGTCTTAATTCGTCATTTATTATACAATCACAAAAATACCTACACTTTTGCGAAACTGCAATTTGTTGGTAACCCCTtttgaatggaaaaatgaatatataatatgaaaattataaccccttttttttttccatttgtgtaaacatatatgtgtatgtaatttttttttttttcctgtatttacacacatttaacgttttttttttttactccatttttCCGAACTTAAAAATTAAGCGTTTCAATGCAGATTGGACGATTACCAATCGTTGTGCTTTATTATCGTGTTTACCGTTGCATACACTTAAATAA
The sequence above is drawn from the Plasmodium cynomolgi strain B DNA, chromosome 10, whole genome shotgun sequence genome and encodes:
- a CDS encoding hypothetical protein (putative), whose translation is MIEVKSYRFKKKPPDLISKFKVIKEDWYDFVKYMSDLRNMYKCPLQMNGHCKDIHGEDHIITVNKKAIYENIHDVMKIKEWNNDIEFDDHPICKDSSSDSCSHSEESGSVYNFNKYKIIHNNIYSNNANLKRQKIHANYRSICIPREKREVKEEKKKYSHEICYKRRTRKKNILNSSCDNDELNNKNNKLAKNVPVVPNEQCDLYHKKILRRSLTKLSRNIFYQKSKSSAYVSYPDEYDYTYGWKEYDVSYDLNEYDLESNDFVDNNESQNYNKLRKGTYKEKVDNRKKDKRRKRQYFNNDEFSRSNSLSNLSVQDNISANDVPKEKKSNIFVKKNNKYEVYSNAVNNAHKNDSQKVSKHSKKNAKFDEAAQNNPHFDGSYAYNFAYMDKNDRSGGSTPVEAVHGTIMNLDEEIKNYNFRRHR
- a CDS encoding 30S ribosomal protein S16-related (putative); translated protein: RLFLPYFSKDKGPPRIRCQINGVKRKRFFKIVVANQKDKKNGKHIEVLGTYVNKNNIREKLNTYNIGNPNNDYYYNNVENIKEIRLRFNRVKFWLAANCNFSDHMKYVLSLCKIIPQYPVKYSRRCSDKYYYKYNEIINKHKLIQAEKINNFLKTDLNIQYLNNFDKTEEEQKEQDDYIYTPEELTYLKKLSKNRNLDFEHTDKIRKIIR